Proteins from a genomic interval of Oncorhynchus clarkii lewisi isolate Uvic-CL-2024 chromosome 13, UVic_Ocla_1.0, whole genome shotgun sequence:
- the LOC139424153 gene encoding myosin heavy chain, embryonic smooth muscle isoform-like: MLSSSAYTVGTLTLELVAERSMVQKSENARQQLERQNKDLRAKLGELEGSVKSRFEASITTLEAKILQLEEQLEQEAKERAAANKLVRRTEKKLKEVCMQVEDERRHSDQYKEQSEKANSRMKQLKRQLEEETTRANAYRRKLQRELDDATESSEGLSREVNTLKSRLRRGGPISFSSSRSGRRQLQVEGTSLDLLSDDEVENKTTDANANETPAAPQLE; encoded by the exons ATGCTGTCTTCATCAGCGTATACT gtgGGCACCCTGACCCTGGAGCTTGTGGCAGAGCGCAGCATGGTCCAGAAGAGTGAAAATGCGCGCCAGCAGCTGGAGAGGCAGAACAAGGACTTGCGGGCCAAGCTGGGCGAGCTGGAGGGTTCCGTGAAGAGCCGGTTTGAGGCCTCCATCACCACCCTGGAGGCCAAGATACTGCAGCTGGAGGAGCAGCTGGAGCAGGAGGCTAA GGAGAGAGCAGCGGCCAATAAGCTTGTGAGACGGACAGAGAAGAAGCTGAAGGAGGTGTGCATGCAGGTGGAGGACGAGCGCCGCCATTCCGACCAGTACAAGGAACAG AGTGAGAAGGCCAACTCTCGCATGAAGCAGCTGAAGAGGCAGCTTGAGGAGGAGACGACACGTGCCAACGCCTACCGCAGGAAGCTGCAGAGGGAGCTGGACGATGCCACTGAGAGCAGCGAGGGTCTCAGTCGTGAGGTCAACACACTCAAGAGCCGCCTCAG GCGTGGAGGCCCCATCAGTTTCTCCTCCAGCCGCTCGGGCAGGCGTCAGCTGCAGGTGGAGGGAACATCGCTCGACCTCCTATCCGACGATGAGGTGGAAAACAAGACCACGGATGCCAATGCCAACGAGACGCCAGCAGCTCCCCAACTAGAGTAG